The following proteins come from a genomic window of Achromobacter deleyi:
- the slmA gene encoding nucleoid occlusion factor SlmA, which translates to MASKPGERKTQILQTLAEMLEQPHASRITTAALAARLAVSEAALYRHFASKAQMFEGLIEFIETSIFTLVNQIAIAEPYGLSQAHQTVSMLLTFSERNKGMTRVLTGDALVTEDNRLQERINHINDRIEASLKQSLRIAVTDGGLPPEANVAAHASLLTHLVLGRWLRYAQSGWRVAPTLHLDEQLRLALG; encoded by the coding sequence ATGGCGAGCAAACCCGGCGAGCGCAAGACCCAGATTCTGCAGACCCTGGCCGAGATGCTGGAGCAGCCGCACGCCTCGCGCATCACCACGGCGGCGCTGGCCGCCCGCCTGGCGGTCTCGGAAGCCGCGCTCTACCGACATTTCGCCAGCAAGGCGCAGATGTTCGAGGGGCTGATCGAGTTCATCGAGACCAGCATCTTCACGCTGGTGAACCAGATCGCGATCGCCGAACCCTATGGCCTGTCGCAGGCGCACCAGACGGTGTCGATGCTGCTGACGTTCTCGGAACGCAACAAGGGCATGACGCGGGTGCTGACCGGCGACGCCCTGGTCACCGAGGACAACCGCCTGCAAGAACGGATCAACCACATCAACGACCGCATCGAGGCGTCGTTGAAGCAATCGCTGCGCATCGCCGTCACCGATGGCGGCCTGCCGCCCGAGGCCAACGTGGCCGCGCACGCCAGCCTGCTGACGCACCTGGTGCTGGGACGGTGGCTGCGCTATGCCCAGAGCGGCTGGCGCGTGGCGCCCACGCTGCACCTGGACGAACAATTGCGCCTGGCGCTGGGCTGA
- the rodA gene encoding rod shape-determining protein RodA: protein MKRLGLILLRVFTAFDWPLLAILMMFAALGLTVMHSAVGGTDWRFAEQSRNFIIAFFAMWIMALIPPKWLMKLALPFYVVGVVLLLGVEFFGETSKGATRWLNLGVTRIQPSEMMKIAVPMMLAWYFQRHEGAVRIRDFLAAAAMLAAPFGLIVLQPDLGTALLVFGAGFFVIYFAGLSFKLLVPVMLAGIIAIGTLVYYEDQLCEPDVNWVVLHDYQKHRVCTLLNPSSDPLGKGFHTIQSMIAVGSGGVYGKGYMKGTQTHLDFIPERTTDFIFAVYAEEFGLYGGIAILVLYGLMMARGLTIASRASSQFGRLLSGALTMMLFIYVFVNVGMVTGILPVVGVPLPFMSYGGTALFTMGIAFGIMMSISRHRSVKS from the coding sequence ATGAAGCGTCTCGGCCTGATCCTGCTGCGCGTCTTCACGGCCTTCGACTGGCCGCTGCTGGCGATCCTGATGATGTTCGCCGCGCTCGGCCTGACCGTCATGCATTCGGCGGTGGGCGGCACCGACTGGCGCTTCGCCGAGCAGTCGCGCAACTTCATCATCGCTTTCTTCGCCATGTGGATCATGGCGCTCATTCCGCCCAAGTGGCTGATGAAGCTGGCGCTGCCGTTCTACGTGGTCGGCGTGGTGCTGCTGCTGGGCGTGGAATTCTTCGGCGAGACCAGCAAGGGCGCGACGCGCTGGCTCAACCTGGGCGTGACCCGCATCCAGCCGTCCGAGATGATGAAGATCGCCGTGCCCATGATGCTGGCCTGGTACTTCCAGCGCCACGAGGGCGCGGTCCGCATCCGCGACTTCCTGGCCGCCGCCGCGATGCTGGCGGCCCCCTTCGGCCTGATCGTGCTGCAGCCCGACCTGGGCACCGCGCTGCTGGTGTTCGGCGCGGGCTTCTTCGTCATCTACTTCGCGGGCCTGTCGTTCAAGCTGCTGGTCCCGGTCATGCTGGCCGGCATCATCGCTATCGGCACGCTGGTCTATTACGAAGACCAGCTCTGCGAGCCCGACGTCAACTGGGTGGTGCTGCACGACTACCAGAAGCACCGCGTCTGCACGCTGCTCAATCCCAGCTCGGACCCGCTCGGCAAGGGCTTCCACACGATCCAGTCGATGATCGCGGTGGGCTCGGGCGGCGTCTACGGCAAGGGCTACATGAAGGGCACGCAGACGCACCTGGACTTCATCCCCGAACGCACCACCGACTTCATCTTCGCCGTCTACGCCGAGGAGTTCGGCCTGTACGGCGGCATCGCCATCCTGGTGCTGTACGGCCTGATGATGGCCCGCGGCCTGACCATCGCTTCGCGCGCATCATCGCAGTTCGGGCGGTTGCTGTCCGGGGCGTTGACGATGATGTTGTTCATTTACGTGTTCGTGAATGTGGGCATGGTGACGGGGATTCTGCCTGTCGTTGGCGTGCCATTGCCGTTCATGAGCTATGGGGGGACGGCCTTGTTCACCATGGGGATTGCGTTTGGGATCATGATGAGCATTAGTCGGCATCGGTCGGTTAAGAGCTGA
- the argB gene encoding acetylglutamate kinase, producing MTDTPDPAAVSSPAVKAAVLSEALPYIRRFHGKTIVVKYGGNAMTEERLQRSFAHDVVLLKLVGLNPVVVHGGGPQIDDALRRIGKQGTFIQGMRVTDAETMEVVEWVLGGQVQQDIVMMINEVGGKAVGLTGKDGGLIQAQKKLMANKENPAEPIDIGFVGDITLVEPAVVKALQDDQFIPVISPIGYGEDGTAYNINADVVAGKMAEVLGAEKLLMLTNTPGVLDKAGKLLRSLSAQTIDELFADGTISGGMLPKISSALDAAKNGVNSVHIVDGRVPHCLLLEILTDQGVGTMISSH from the coding sequence ATGACCGACACCCCCGACCCTGCTGCCGTCTCGTCTCCTGCTGTCAAAGCCGCGGTGCTCTCCGAAGCGCTGCCTTATATTCGACGATTCCACGGCAAAACCATCGTGGTCAAGTACGGCGGCAACGCCATGACGGAAGAGCGATTGCAACGCAGCTTCGCGCATGACGTGGTGTTGCTCAAGCTGGTCGGCCTGAATCCGGTGGTGGTGCACGGCGGCGGTCCGCAGATCGACGACGCGCTGCGCCGCATCGGCAAGCAGGGCACCTTCATCCAGGGCATGCGCGTCACCGACGCCGAGACCATGGAAGTGGTCGAATGGGTGCTGGGCGGCCAGGTCCAGCAGGACATCGTCATGATGATCAACGAGGTCGGCGGCAAGGCCGTGGGCCTGACCGGCAAGGACGGCGGACTGATCCAGGCCCAGAAGAAGCTGATGGCCAACAAGGAAAATCCCGCCGAACCGATCGACATCGGCTTCGTCGGCGACATCACGCTGGTCGAGCCGGCGGTGGTCAAGGCCTTGCAGGACGACCAGTTCATTCCGGTCATCTCGCCCATTGGCTACGGTGAAGACGGCACCGCCTACAACATCAACGCCGACGTCGTCGCCGGCAAGATGGCCGAAGTGCTGGGCGCCGAAAAGCTGCTGATGCTGACCAACACCCCGGGCGTGCTGGACAAGGCGGGCAAGCTGCTGCGCAGCCTGTCGGCCCAGACCATCGACGAGCTGTTCGCCGACGGCACCATCTCGGGCGGCATGCTGCCCAAGATCTCGTCCGCGCTGGATGCCGCCAAGAACGGCGTCAACTCGGTGCACATCGTCGACGGCCGCGTGCCGCACTGCCTGCTGCTGGAAATCCTGACCGACCAAGGCGTTGGCACGATGATCAGCTCGCACTGA
- a CDS encoding MetQ/NlpA family ABC transporter substrate-binding protein encodes MRLNFVRSALVASALLVAATAAHAEKIVVGATQVPHAEILEVVKPQLAKEGVELDIKVFNDYVQPNLQLADKQLDANFFQHKPYLDTFNKDRKATLVPVALVHVEPFGGYSKKIKTLAELKDGAIVAIPNDPSNGGRALVLLQKQGIIKLKDPSNILATAADVVENPKKLKFRELEAAMLPRSLDDVDLALINTNYALEAGLVPTKDALFIEGADSPYANILVTRADNKDAPGIKKLVNALHSPEVKKFILDKYKGAVVPAF; translated from the coding sequence ATGCGTTTGAATTTCGTCCGTTCCGCCCTGGTGGCGTCGGCTCTGCTGGTGGCGGCCACCGCCGCCCATGCCGAAAAGATCGTGGTGGGCGCCACCCAGGTCCCGCACGCCGAGATCCTGGAAGTGGTCAAGCCGCAGCTGGCCAAGGAAGGCGTGGAACTCGACATCAAGGTCTTCAACGACTACGTGCAGCCGAACCTGCAGCTGGCCGACAAGCAGCTGGACGCCAACTTCTTCCAGCACAAGCCCTACCTGGACACCTTCAACAAGGACCGCAAGGCCACGCTGGTGCCGGTCGCCCTGGTGCACGTCGAACCCTTCGGCGGCTACTCCAAGAAGATCAAGACCCTGGCAGAGTTGAAGGACGGCGCCATCGTCGCCATCCCGAACGACCCGTCCAACGGCGGCCGCGCGCTGGTGCTGCTGCAGAAGCAGGGCATCATCAAGCTGAAGGATCCGTCCAACATCCTGGCGACCGCCGCCGATGTGGTCGAGAACCCCAAGAAGCTGAAGTTCCGCGAACTCGAGGCCGCCATGCTGCCGCGCTCGCTGGATGACGTCGACCTGGCCCTGATCAACACCAACTACGCGCTCGAAGCCGGCCTGGTGCCGACCAAGGACGCGCTGTTCATCGAAGGCGCCGATTCGCCGTACGCCAACATCCTGGTGACCCGCGCCGACAACAAGGACGCGCCGGGGATCAAGAAGCTGGTCAACGCGCTGCACTCGCCCGAGGTGAAGAAGTTCATCCTCGACAAGTACAAGGGCGCCGTGGTGCCGGCGTTCTGA
- a CDS encoding pyrimidine 5'-nucleotidase — protein sequence MRALRTLLRPAVRQRRSRRTATGAPGRLWLFDLDNTLHDTSHAIFPRIDHGMTMAVAEALDVDVDTANAVRKQYWQRYGATMIGMVRNHGVDPHAFLHRSHDFDVDPLVRAEKALAYKLRQLPGRKVLLTNAPLHYARAVLRRLGILRQFDSLWAIEHMRLHGEFRPKPSPALLRYVLAREGVPARQAVLVEDTLANLRGARRAGLRTVHVFHPGTPFSRGRAQRPSYVDLRVNCVSDLLLRRRPLRG from the coding sequence ATGCGAGCGCTGCGCACCCTGCTGCGGCCGGCGGTGCGCCAGCGCCGCTCGCGCCGCACCGCCACAGGCGCCCCCGGGCGCCTGTGGTTGTTTGATCTGGACAACACGCTCCACGACACCTCCCACGCCATCTTTCCGCGGATCGACCACGGCATGACCATGGCCGTGGCCGAGGCGCTGGACGTCGACGTCGATACCGCCAACGCGGTGCGCAAGCAGTACTGGCAGCGCTACGGCGCGACGATGATCGGCATGGTCCGCAACCATGGCGTCGACCCGCACGCCTTCCTGCACCGCAGCCACGACTTCGACGTCGACCCGCTGGTGCGCGCCGAGAAGGCGCTGGCCTACAAGCTGCGGCAGCTGCCCGGCCGCAAGGTGCTGCTGACCAACGCGCCGCTGCATTACGCGCGCGCCGTGCTGCGGCGGTTGGGCATCCTGCGCCAGTTCGACAGCCTGTGGGCCATCGAGCACATGCGGCTGCACGGCGAGTTCCGTCCCAAGCCTTCGCCTGCCCTGCTGCGCTACGTGCTGGCGCGCGAAGGCGTGCCGGCGCGCCAGGCGGTGCTGGTCGAAGACACGCTCGCCAACTTGCGCGGCGCCCGTCGCGCCGGACTGCGCACGGTGCACGTATTCCATCCCGGCACGCCCTTTTCGCGCGGTCGCGCGCAGCGGCCGTCGTATGTCGACTTGCGGGTAAACTGCGTCAGTGATCTGCTGCTGCGCCGGCGCCCCCTGCGGGGCTAG
- a CDS encoding peroxiredoxin family protein: MKKAIVALAVLVAVGIGAWFVMRPAQTAPNVTFTTLEGKTFSMQDLRGKVVLVKFWATSCVTCVKQMPETISAYNEYAGKGYEAIAVAMDYDPPNFVLNFTESRKLPFPVALDTKGDIARAFGDIRLTPTAFLIDKQGHIIKRYLGEYDVAEFHATVEKALAAG; encoded by the coding sequence ATGAAAAAAGCCATCGTAGCCCTGGCCGTCCTGGTGGCGGTCGGTATCGGCGCCTGGTTCGTCATGCGCCCGGCCCAGACCGCGCCCAACGTCACCTTCACCACGCTGGAAGGCAAGACCTTCTCGATGCAGGATCTGCGCGGCAAGGTGGTGCTGGTGAAATTCTGGGCCACCAGCTGTGTCACCTGCGTCAAGCAGATGCCCGAAACCATCTCCGCCTATAACGAATACGCGGGCAAGGGCTACGAGGCCATCGCGGTCGCCATGGACTACGATCCGCCCAACTTCGTGCTGAACTTCACCGAAAGCCGCAAGCTGCCGTTCCCGGTGGCGCTGGACACCAAGGGCGACATCGCCCGCGCCTTCGGCGACATCCGCCTGACGCCCACCGCGTTCCTGATCGACAAGCAGGGACACATTATCAAGCGCTACCTGGGCGAATACGACGTGGCCGAGTTCCACGCCACCGTCGAAAAGGCGCTGGCCGCCGGCTGA
- a CDS encoding Ldh family oxidoreductase: protein MKISIAQANEYGRRVLMAQGVPEDIARDVAEHLVESDRVGYTSHGLSILTNYRRVLSEGLAQTDGRPELLNDRGAMLAYDGHNGLGQYVGKVVIEEAIERTQAHGQCILTLRRSHHLGRMGHYGEMVAAKGLILLAFTNVINRAPTVAPFGGARACLTTNPLCFAGPLPGGRPPFIVDMATSSIAVNKARVLAAKGEQAPPGSLIDAQGNPTTDPGALFADPPGALLPFGGHKGYAMGLVAELLAGVLSGGGTIQPEHPRNGVATNNMFALLLDPQVDFNTDWRSMEVGAFIDYLHACPPQPGVDGVQYPGEYEARNRELNAESLEFAPPIWDGLKKLAADLGVPEALP, encoded by the coding sequence ATGAAAATCTCCATTGCCCAAGCCAATGAATACGGCCGCCGCGTGCTGATGGCGCAAGGCGTGCCCGAGGACATCGCCCGCGACGTGGCCGAGCACCTGGTGGAGTCCGACCGGGTCGGCTACACCAGCCACGGCCTGTCGATCCTCACGAACTACCGGCGCGTGCTGAGCGAAGGCCTGGCGCAGACCGACGGCCGTCCCGAGCTGCTCAACGACCGCGGCGCCATGCTGGCCTACGACGGCCACAACGGCCTGGGCCAGTACGTCGGCAAAGTCGTGATCGAGGAGGCCATCGAACGCACGCAGGCGCACGGCCAGTGCATCCTGACGCTGCGCCGCAGCCATCACCTGGGCCGCATGGGCCACTATGGCGAGATGGTGGCGGCCAAGGGCCTGATCCTGCTGGCCTTCACCAACGTGATCAACCGCGCGCCCACGGTGGCGCCGTTCGGCGGCGCGCGCGCCTGCCTGACGACCAATCCGCTGTGCTTCGCCGGCCCGCTGCCGGGTGGCCGCCCGCCGTTCATCGTCGACATGGCGACCAGCTCGATCGCGGTGAACAAGGCCCGCGTGCTGGCGGCCAAGGGCGAACAGGCGCCCCCGGGATCGCTGATCGACGCGCAAGGCAATCCGACCACGGACCCGGGCGCGCTGTTCGCCGATCCCCCCGGCGCGCTGCTGCCGTTCGGCGGCCACAAGGGTTACGCGATGGGCCTGGTGGCCGAGCTGCTGGCAGGCGTGCTGTCCGGCGGCGGCACGATCCAGCCGGAACATCCGCGCAACGGCGTGGCGACGAACAACATGTTCGCGCTGCTGCTGGATCCGCAGGTGGACTTCAATACGGACTGGCGCTCGATGGAAGTGGGCGCGTTCATCGACTACCTGCATGCCTGCCCGCCGCAACCGGGCGTGGACGGCGTCCAGTATCCGGGCGAGTACGAAGCCCGCAACCGCGAGCTGAACGCGGAGTCGCTGGAATTCGCGCCCCCAATCTGGGATGGATTGAAGAAGCTGGCCGCGGACCTTGGGGTGCCTGAAGCGTTGCCTTGA
- a CDS encoding DASS family sodium-coupled anion symporter has protein sequence MTAETAVPASQAPKKAKIPIGLVAGFLVMIGVLMMPLPADLPVAGHRMLAILAFAVVVWITEAVSYEASAIMITTLMAFLLGTAPTVKDPQVLYGTSAAISMALTGFANSALALVTGALFIAAAMTFTGLDRRIALVTLSKVGTSTRRILIGCIAVTIVLSLVVPSATARSAAVVPIMMGVIAAFGVDKRSNIAAGIMIIVAQATSIWNVGIQTAAAQNLLTVGFMEKMLGQRVAWSDWLIAGAPWSLIMSAVLIIIVLKLLPPESDSIAGGKEAVEKSLLELGPMTGAQKRLMAVSVMLLLFWSTEGKLHKFDTTSTTYFGLVLLLLPRFGVMTWKDVQSRIPWGTVIVFGVGISLGTALLTTQAGQWLGNQVVAHTGLDHLGPLAIFAILSAFLIIIHLGFASATALTSAMLPILISVLATLPGDFSRLGMTMLLGFVVSYGFILPINAPQNMVCLGTETFNAKQFAKVGILVTIIGYALMMLMGMTYWRWLGWL, from the coding sequence ATGACTGCGGAAACCGCTGTCCCTGCCTCGCAAGCCCCCAAGAAAGCCAAAATTCCGATCGGCCTGGTCGCCGGTTTCCTCGTCATGATCGGCGTGCTGATGATGCCCCTGCCGGCCGACCTGCCCGTCGCCGGCCATCGCATGTTGGCGATCCTCGCATTCGCGGTGGTGGTGTGGATCACGGAAGCCGTGTCCTACGAAGCCAGCGCGATCATGATCACGACGCTGATGGCCTTCCTGCTGGGCACCGCGCCCACCGTGAAGGATCCGCAGGTGCTGTACGGCACCTCCGCCGCCATCAGCATGGCGCTGACCGGCTTCGCCAACTCGGCGCTGGCGCTGGTCACCGGCGCGCTGTTCATCGCCGCGGCCATGACCTTCACCGGACTGGACCGGCGCATCGCGCTGGTGACGCTGTCCAAGGTCGGCACCAGCACGCGCCGCATCCTGATCGGATGTATCGCAGTGACCATCGTGCTGAGCCTGGTGGTGCCCAGCGCCACCGCCCGCAGCGCCGCCGTGGTGCCCATCATGATGGGCGTGATCGCGGCCTTCGGCGTGGACAAGCGCTCGAACATCGCCGCCGGCATCATGATCATCGTGGCGCAGGCCACCAGCATCTGGAACGTCGGCATCCAGACCGCCGCCGCGCAGAACCTGCTGACGGTCGGCTTCATGGAAAAGATGCTGGGCCAGCGCGTGGCCTGGTCGGACTGGCTGATCGCCGGCGCCCCGTGGTCGCTGATCATGTCGGCCGTGCTGATCATCATCGTGCTCAAGCTGCTGCCGCCGGAAAGCGACAGCATCGCCGGGGGCAAGGAAGCCGTCGAGAAATCGCTGCTTGAACTGGGCCCCATGACGGGCGCGCAAAAGCGCCTGATGGCCGTGTCGGTCATGCTGCTGCTGTTCTGGTCGACCGAAGGCAAGCTGCACAAGTTCGACACCACCTCGACCACCTACTTCGGCCTGGTCCTGCTGCTGCTGCCGCGCTTTGGCGTGATGACCTGGAAAGACGTGCAATCGCGCATCCCATGGGGCACCGTGATCGTGTTCGGCGTCGGCATCAGCCTGGGCACCGCGCTGCTGACCACGCAGGCCGGCCAATGGCTGGGCAACCAGGTGGTGGCGCATACCGGTCTCGACCATCTCGGCCCGCTGGCGATCTTCGCGATCCTGTCGGCCTTCCTGATCATCATCCACCTGGGGTTCGCCAGCGCCACCGCGCTGACCTCGGCGATGCTGCCGATCCTGATCTCGGTGCTGGCCACGCTGCCGGGCGACTTCAGCCGCCTGGGCATGACCATGCTGCTGGGCTTCGTGGTGAGCTACGGCTTCATCCTGCCGATCAACGCGCCGCAGAACATGGTGTGCCTGGGCACCGAAACCTTCAACGCCAAGCAGTTCGCCAAGGTCGGCATCCTGGTCACCATCATCGGCTACGCGCTGATGATGCTGATGGGCATGACCTACTGGCGCTGGCTCGGCTGGCTGTAA